Proteins from a single region of Bradysia coprophila strain Holo2 chromosome X unlocalized genomic scaffold, BU_Bcop_v1 contig_416, whole genome shotgun sequence:
- the LOC119069923 gene encoding M-phase inducer phosphatase-like isoform X2 — protein MNNWVNMTDEEIVWTCTSASSLVCGSASELPRAMDACNSPEKSNEMSFYDNTPLSSPLPCSISPSESSLMLHENLPTDFTITPSSDIERRPFSEVVFNTLDTSATTKSACRKLKFIEPSGTAPKRMDSPRTPTTRLSPKNLGSIFHPLNSIGESSNSNDDYDMELLEMDAMEDHDNLPPANFDSVIHGQMTHPPLRRGVSLNESTTSSRRNRQSLSSDGLEGVSALGENSPPFVMHGFKRSERGVCSPINSKRWKSEMEGKENVPQARPVLQKSFSMIDSSLNIMKALEKADLGLIGDHSKPFCLPITNGKQRDLTCISVHTMARLLNGDYKNAVNSYRVIDCRYPYEFEGGHIRGAENLYTEDDIYRVLMSTKTETATVVPVEPKRNIIIFHCEFSSHRGPKLAKFLRTKDRDANNDIYPALHYPEIYLLDGGYKEFFKYYTDLCDPKTYLPMLEPAYDSYYKHFRAATKSWNGGDRVTLSRTGKSRSRLLL, from the exons atgaaCAATTGGGTTAATATGACGGACGAGGAAATTGTATGGACATGCACAAG TGCGAGCAGCCTAGTCTGTGGATCAGCATCTGAGCTTCCACGAGCAATGGATGCGTGCAATTCACCGGAAAAATCCAACGAAATGTCTTTTTATGATAACACACCGCTAAGTAGTCCGCTGCCATGTTCCATAAGTCCATCCGAATCGTCTCTCATGTTACATGAGAATCTGCCAACGGATTTCACAATCACACCATCCAGTGACATCGAACGTCGTCCATTCAGCGAGGTCGTTTTCAACACACTAGATACCAGTGCAACCACTAAGAGTGCATGtcggaaattgaaattcattgaacCGTCCGGCACAGCACCAAAACGTATGGATTCACCAAGGACACCGACTACACGACTGAGCCCGAAAAATTTGGGTAGCATTTTTCATCCACTGAACAGTATCGGTGAATCGTCCAATTCAAATGACGATTATGATATGGAATTGCTGGAAATGGATGCGATGGAAGATCATGATAATTTGCCACCAGCCAATTTCGATTCGGTTATTCATGGACAAATGACACATCCGCCGCTGAGGCGAGGAGTGAGTTTAAACGAAAGTACAACTTCCAGTAGGAGGAATCGACAGTCACTTAGCAGTGATGGCCTGGAAGGAGTAAGTGCGCTTGGTGAAAATAGTCCGCCGTTTGTGATGCATGGTTTCAAGCGGTCCGAACGAGGTGTGTGCAGTCCCATAAACAGTAAGCGGTGGAAATCAGAGATGGAGGGAAAGGAGAATGTACCACAAGCTAGACCAGTgcttcaaaaatcattttcaatgatCGATTCTAGTCTCAATATTATGAAAGCGCTTGAAAAAG CTGATCTAGGCTTGATTGGAGACCACAGTAAACCATTCTGTTTGCCAATAACGAACGGTAAGCAACGAGATTTGACCTGTATTTCCGTGCACACAATGGCAAGGCTTTTAAATGGAGACTACAAAAATGCAGTAAATTCATACCGTGTGATTGACTGCCGATATCCGTACGAATTTGAAGGTGGTCACATAAGGGGTGCTGAAAATTTATACACAGAAGATGACATATATCGTGTTTTAATGAGTACAAAGACTGAAACGGCGACGGTGGTGCCAGTTGAACCAAAGAGAAATATAATCATATTTCATTGTGAATTCTCCTCAcaccgaggacccaaatt AGCAAAATTCTTACGGACAAAAGATCGAGATGCCAACAACGATATATATCCAGCACTGCACTATCCCGAAATCTATCTACTCGATGGCGGTTACAAAGAATTCTTTAAATATTACACCGATCTTTGTGACCCAAAGACGTACCTGCCGATGCTGGAACCAGCGTACGACTCATACTATAAGCACTTCCGAGCGGCAACGAAAAGCTGGAATGGCGGCGACCGAGTCACTCTAAGTAGGACGGGGAAGTCAAGGTCTCGACTTTTGTTGTAA
- the LOC119069942 gene encoding polycystic kidney disease 2-like 1 protein has translation MSGTSMFYMSSMIKKLFIERPFEVDNDVEITFGDICLIDDYWVYVNNVFLSGIYADVGRCDKDARTNMEYQKFTVLKENLLMGPPRLKQLKVRNDSCIIDEIFKRNFRECYGSYQHSLEDTLPFGPNNGTPWTYHTSEELKDMFLYGNLHIYAGGGYYLDISADSCKSESQIKELQDGGWITRGTRLVLLEFSLFNTNQNLFCIVKLIAEIPATGGIKTSFSIRTLKLLTFVNSQNYFLMICEITFLIMVCWYTMVEILELYSESWSYFKSVWNIVDMLIILISFGSFAFSVYRLKYIEHKFDEYMKFPNKYISLDVLAFCEEQYNNFIAICVFLVWIKIFKYVSFNKTMQQFCTTLKRCATDLLGFGFMFFVAFIAYAQLGYILFGTENENFRTFRDSLFTLLRTILGDFDYLAIEQANRILGPIFFITYIFIMFFVLLNMFLAIINDTYSEVKSENVSSDIQIGSYIKAKCNRFVEHLAACMPFLKKTRNKMHEKRRKKETVDGSDGETNDLDKTSVLFEDVFRCIDDDTLTALFNGLNERITSLEDAMVQMADKFDRLLEVCKTSKK, from the exons ATGTCAGGCACAAGTATGTTCTACATGTCAAGCATGATAAAAAAGTTATTCATCGAACGGCCGTTCGAAGTGGACAATGATGTGGAAATAACCTTTGGAGACATCTGTCTCATCGACGATTATTGGGTGTACGTGAATAACGTTTTCTTGAGCGGTATCTACGCTGATGTCGGAAGGTGTGATAAAGATGCCAGAACCAATATGGAGTATCAAAAGTTTACTGTTctaaaggaaaatttattgatggGACCACCAAGACTCAAACAACTGAAAGTGCGTAACGATTCGTGCATTATCGATGAAATCTTTAAGCGAAATTTTCGCGAATGCTATGGCTCATATCAACATTCACTTGAAGACACTCTCCCATTCGGGCCGAACAATGGAActcc GTGGACATATCACACTTCCGAAGAATTAAAAGACATGTTTCTGTACGGCAACTTACACATCTATGCTGGTGGTGGTTATTATTTAGACATCTCGGCTGATTCATGCAAAAGCGAAAGCCAGATAAAAGAGTTGCAGGACGGAGGGTGGATCACTCGAGGTACTAGATTGGTGTTActggaattttcattgtttaacACCAACCAAAACCTCTTCTGTATTGTTAA ACTGATTGCAGAGATTCCAGCCACTGGCGGTATTAAAACATCATTCTCAATTCGAACGTTGAAGCTGTTGACTTTTGTCAATTCACAGAACTATTTTCTGATGATTTgtgaaatcacttttttaaTTATGGTTTGTTG GTACACCATGGTCGAGATACTCGAATTGTACAGTGAGTCTTGGTCATATTTCAAATCAGTGTGGAATATCGTTGATATGTTAATAATATTG ATATCCTTCGgttcatttgcattttcaGTATATCGACTAAAATATATTGAACATAAGTTCGATGAGTACATGAAATTCCCGAATAAATACATAAGCCTCGATGTCTTAGCTTTCTGCGAAGAGCaatacaataattttattgcgaTCTGTGTTTTTCTGGTGTGGATCAAAATATTCAAGTACGTCAGTTTCAACAAAACAATGCAGCAGTTCTGCACAACATTGAAACGG TGTGCTACAGATCTCTTAGGATTTGGTTTTATGTTCTTTGTGGCATTCATTGCATACGCTCAGCTTGGCTATATATTATTCGGaacggaaaatgaaaatttccgaACTTTTCGAGATTCATTGTTCACATTGCTGCGAACGATTTTGGGCGATTTTGACTATTTGGCTATTGAACAGGCTAATCGAATTCTTGGGCCGATATTCTTTATCACCTACATTTTCATCatgtttttcgttttgctG AATATGTTTTTGGCAATCATAAACGACACATATTCGGAAGTGAAAAGCGAAAACGTTTCCAGCGACATTCAAATTGGGTCCTACATTAAGGCGAAGTGTAATCGATTTGTGGAACATTTAGCGGCTTGCATGCCATTCCTAAAGAAAACCAGGaataaaatgcatgaaaaGCGTCGAAAAAAGGAAACTGTCGATGGTAGTGACGGAGAAACAAATGATCT AGATAAGACGAGTGTACTCTTTGAAGACGTTTTTCGATGCATTGACGACGATACTTTGACGGCCCTATTTAACGG